From the genome of Halobacteriovorax marinus SJ:
TCTTCAATCGTTTCTCTAAAGACTTTATTAATGAGTCTAACTCTTGAGCGAAGAATATCGTGGAAGCGAATAACTGCAGGAAATTTTACTCCCTGCTCTTTCATCTCTTTGATGACTGAGGCAATATCAAACTCTCCAGACTTCTTAGACTCTGTTCTAACAGTTAAATTACCAAGAGAATTTACAGAGAAGTAACCTTCACCCCATTGATTAATCTTATATAATTTCTTTGAATCATTTATAGTCCACTTACTCATGGTCATTCCTAATTTAGTGCAATTAATAATTCTCGTACAACCTTGGCCGCAAAGACATCACTATTTCCTGTCGGATCAATAACGGGAGATAATTCCACCACATCACAACCAACAAAATTCTTATTCATCAAGATCTTAACAAAGGATATGAATGAATGGAAATCTTCTCCACCCGGCTCCGGTGTTCCCGTACCAGGAAAGAAGCTAGGGTCAAAGTAATCGAGATCAAAAGTTAAATAGATTGGTCTATCGTTAGCAATAGAGCTTACCGCTTCTAAAAAATCAGCACGAGAAGTTTTAATTGTTCCATGCTCGTGCATCCAATTAAATTCATCTTTAGTACCAGAGCGAATTCCATACTGAATCAATTCATGTCCATCTTTAAAATGGTCAAGTGCTCTTCTAATAATAGAGGCATGAGAGTAATGATGTCCCAAGTAGCCGTCTCGAAGGTCTGCGTGAGCATCGAGGTGAATGACCACCAGATCATCATATTGATCTAAGTACGTTTTTAGAGGAGCGAAACTAATTGAATGCTCTCCACCAAGAGTGAGAGTTTTGATTCCACTCTCTTTTAGATCTACATCACTGAAGATCTCTAAGAACTCATCTGTTGCCTGCTTCCAATTAGCGTCGGCATCATCACTCGTTCCCACATTTAAATTTCCAAGGTCGTAGAACTTACGAATTTCATCGGTACCACTTTTTAAGTAGGGAGAATAATCTTCGATTCCATCACTGATGATTCTAAGAGCATCGGGTCCGTCTTTTGTTCCCTTTCTAAAACATGCCGTTCCATCAAAACCAAAACCAATCAAATGGGTAGCATTTGCATGAAGCTTATCAGTCCAATGAGAGTTCAAATAAACTTCTTCAGGTCTTTGCAACTTAGGTAGAGAATCTTTAATAATTTCAGTGCTCAAGCGGCGAACTCCTCTCGTCATTTTAAATGTATTGTCTTAATTTCTTTGATTAATTCACCTTGTAACTTACGTCAAGGGAAATAGCCGAAGTCGTTAAAAATACAGATAATTCTTACGAATAGGTTAAAATCTAATTTGTTGAGACATCATCTTCATCTGGAAGAGTCGCCACCTCAACTTCCTTCTTCATGTCGTGAAGAATCGCCGAGTGAATGGCATCTTTAAATGTGGCCCAATACTTCTTGTGCTTTCTATTATCTGATGTAGGAAGCTCCAACGTATAGGTAGGAATATTTCTCTCATTTCCAGCATAATTTCCAAGACTACCTGGAAAGAAAGGATAGTTTTTTATCTTATATCCATTGGCCATTTTACTCATCTGTATGAGGAGCTCTTGGGCATTGGGAACAACAATCTGTGCGCCATCGTGATTGTGGGAGTGAAACTCTGGTCCATCATAGTCGAGAATTGAAAGTGGAGCATGAACCGTAATAATCTTTGATGGGTTATATCTTTTGATAAGGTTAACTTGAAAAATGGTCTCTTGTTCACTAAGAGGTCTCTCACCTGGGTAGCGGCGCTTGTCACTTCTATATCTTGTCTTCCATAGTCTTAGTGCGTCCCTATTCCAGTCCTTAGTAGGAAAGTTTCTATTTACATCAACACCCCTAGCGTTTGTTCTCGTAGGACGTCTCTTAAAGAAAGAGTCTGGTGTTACAATTGGGGCCACAACAACAAGCTTATCTTCTAATTCTTCATGGCCTGGTAAGTGACCGTTTACGACTTTTTCTAAGTGGTGAATAATATCGAAGCAGAATTTAATTGGCGTAATCTCATCACCGTGAACTCCACAAAGAATGAGAGTCATATCTTTAGGGTTAGATGACTTTTGAAGTTCTTCACTTCCATAGACTGTCCAAATCAAAGGATCACCTAAGTGGGACTTTCTCACATTATTCCACTTAATATTCATGCAGCGGCTATAACCCCAGCCCCAGTGACGAAATTTCTTCTCTATTTTCTTACAGTAATTTGAAACCACTTGGTTTTGAGGAAGCTTCTTATCCCAAAGAGGCTTCTTTACAACTTTCTGGACTTTTACAGGTTCAGCAACAGGAGCCTCTTTAGCTTCAGTAGTGCTGATCTTCTTAGACTGTGCACTCGTATTTGAGTCATCTTTATCAAGAGTCATAAAGTCTGTAATACTGGAACATCCGTATAGTAAACTCAATAATATTAGACTGATATAAACTCTTGTCATTTTCTACTCGATTCTTGTGTTAAAATATATCCGTATTATAACCTTTTAATAACACTAAAAACACCCTTTTTGAGGGACTTAACTATGAAAATACTCGTAATTTCTAAGAATAGTCAACTCTACTCCAGCGCTAGATTGCTGGCAGAAGCCCAATCATTGGGCCTTGAGTCGAAACACCAAGATATTTACCAATCAAGTCACTGGAGAGAGAATGAGCGCAGTTCTTCCACTGTGGTCTTTAATCGCTACTCAGGAATTCTCTTCGACGACTACGATCTACAACTGTGCCAATCTTGGAAGAATAAGGGCTCACTTATTTTAAACCCAATTGAAGAGTTGCAAATTTTTCGAGACAAACTTTCCTCCCATATCTTCTTAAATAATCTCGAACTTAGTTGCATTCCCACTAGGGCCATTAGAGGAGCGCTCTCTCGTGAGGAGATCGAAGAGGTCATAGACTTTAACGATATCCCGGGCCAGTGCCCAAATGAATATATTATTAAACCCACTAGAAGTAATAAAGGCCTAGGCATGAGTTTATGCCGTGGTATAGACTCTCTCTACACTCAACTAGAGAGCTACTACCACTTTGGTGACCAGCGATTTATTATTCAGCCTAGGATGAGAGGTATTAGAGAGTACCGCCTCTTTTTCATTGAAGATCAAATTATTGGGGCCTTTGAAAAACACGCTAAGAGACAGGATGAATTCAGACTCAATGCCCAGCGCAGTGAGTGCTTTGCAATAGAGCCCGAAAATTTAAGTGAAGAACTTATCAGTTTCTTTCAAACAATCAGACGAAATACTCACCTCTTCTACGGTGGTATTGATATTCTTGAAACCGAGAATCAATTCTTTATTTTAGAAGTTAATCCGTGTCCAGGCTTTGAGACATTGGAAGAAGTTTGTAAGGTGAATGTTGCAAAAGAGCTCATCTCTAGAGTCCACCAGAGTATGGTTAACTAGAGCATGAAATCAAAGAGATTTGATGGTCCTTTGAGAAGATAGTAGAGAACTTTCTTTCCAAAGCCTACTCTGTGAAAGAGTCTCTCATCAATTGAATCAGGATCCTCTTCAAGATCTTTCTTAGTAATGAGAATTGAATCTCTCTCTCTTTGCTCAATATCAAAGCGAAGAGAATCAGCAAGAGGTCTATTTCCATCACAGAAGAAGGCCAATTCAGCGGAGAAGTTATAACTTCTTGGATCAAAGTTAAATGAGCCAATCATAATAGAGCTGTAGTCAAAAACTACTGACTTGGCATGTGTTCCCCAGCGCGAATACTGAACTTCATGATTAATGGTTTGATAATCAGTCTGAGTATCTCCACCGTAGAGGAAAATATCCATCCCAGTATCTAACCACTCGTTGGCAATAGAATTAAAAGCCGCGGAAACATAAATAGCATCAGTACTGTAGAGATAATTTGTAAGTAGAGTTGTCTTAACTCCCCTTTTAAGTGCATTCTTTAGAGTTGTCTCTGTTTCATCATTAACAATAAAGTATGGACTCTCAATTTGAAGAGAACTCTTAGATTCGTTAATTCTCTTATAAATTTCTTTCTTTAATATTCTCTTAGTCTTACCTGTATCGTGTGAAAGTGGTCTATCAGAAACAAAGCTTGCATTAGTACACTCACCATAGAATTGCCCGTGAGCATGTAAGATAGAGAGGTTTCTAATTTTCTCTCTCAGATCAACTCTCTCATTATCTAGAGAAACAAAGCTCTTGGCGAAGTCCTCTTTCTTAGTCCACGCTCTTAAATCACTCTTATACTTTGCGCGTCCTCTTGCCGTGCGAGAATTTCTTCTATATTGAATGTCGTTCTTCTCTGGCATCTTCTTTCTCTTAACCGCCACAGACTCTTTTGATGTCCAGATACTTTCAAAACTAAGCTCTACGGCATCGACTAAGTCACCTTCAATCCATACATCGCGATCAACAAAGTTATACTCCGGACTTAAGTCAAAGTACTCATCACCAATATTTCTTCCACCAATGATTGTTTCTTTACTATCGATCGTGAGGGACTTCTTGTGATTTCTCCACTGAGCTTCAACAACTCTAAAGAGTGGAGTTGGGTTGTAGTATCTAACTTCAATCCCCTCTTTTCTAAGCTCGTGAGCGATGAACTCAGTATAGTCCTTTGCCCCAACGAAGTTATCAATGAGAAGTCTTATTTTTACGCCCTTTCTCGCTTTTTTAATAAGTGCGTGAGTGAGCATCTGACCTGAGTCATCGGCCCTCCAGATGAAGGTTTCTAGATCAATAGTCTTAGTAGCCTTTTCAATTAGCTCTAATCTCTTTTCAAGAGCGCTATATCCGTCATTTAGAATGAGAACTTTTTGGGGATTTTCAGATCTAACATCAAAGTCACTGTCACTTCTATCTAAACCCCCATTGCTTGCATGGGAGAATTGAAGCCCTAGAACTAGGAAAAAGAATGTTATTAGAAGTGGCGATCTAAACATAATAGGTATTTATAACGGCCACATGCGCGCCGCACAACTCACAATGAAAAGCTTACATAGTAGAAGCAATGCAAAATCAGCTATTTATTCAACGCTCAAAATAAAGTTTGACCAGGCAAACTTTTACATAGTATTATTAACAAGTGTTAAGCTAATTAAAGTTATGTCCGATTAGCTAACAGGAATTTAACTGGTAGAAAACTATGTACATCTGCATCTGCAAAGGCATTACAGAAGAACAGCTCGAACAAGCGATCAAGCCTGACGCAAAGCCAACTGACGTTTTAAAGGACCTTGGAGTTGGTGATAGCTGTGGAATTTGTCTAATCGATGCAATCGAGAAGATGACATTAGCAAAATCAGTGGCCCATCAAGAAAAGAAAAAGAAATAACTTCATTGCTCCTCTAGCACCCATTCTCTATAATAATTCTAATTATTAAATCAATAAATTTTGAAAGGATCTTTTATGAAAGGTGATAAAGAAATTATCGAGGCCTTAAATAACGTTTTGGCCAATGAACTCACGGCCATTAACCAATACTTTCTCCACGCCAGAATGCTAGATGACTGGGGACTTGAGAAGCTTGGTAAGCTTGAGTACGACGCTTCTATTGATGAGATGAAGCACGCAGATGAGATTATTAAGCGTATTCTCTTCTTAGAGGGGCTTCCTAACCTTCAAAAGCTTAATAGACTTAAAATTGGTCAAAATATCGAAGAGCTTATCGCTGCCGACCTAGAGGTTGAGTACAAGGCCGTTCCTGAACTAAGAGAGTATATTTCTCTTTGTGAAAAGAAGCAGGACTATATAACAAGAGATATCTTAAAGAGAATCTTAGATAGCGAAGAAGAGCATATCGATTGGCTAGAAACTCAGCAGAGCTTAATTAAGCAAGTTGGAATCCAGAATTTTATTCAATCACAAATTTCTGAATAATTGCGAAAAAGTAGATGTGCTAGATCCCTAACACATCTACTTCTCTTCTTTAGAACTAGTACTCTAGTTCAAATGTAGTGTGGAGCACTTCTGTTTTCGCATCAATAAATGAACCATTAACATCAAAGAAAATTGAAGTAATAGAAGTTTTCTTCTTTCCAATTCTAATTGCGTTGGCCGGAAATTGGTCGTTTTCAGACGTGTATAAGTAAATATAATTAGTATTAATACTTTCAAGAGCATGAGTTTGAAGCTCTCCATCCTCTAAGAAAGTTGTGAAAACTTTCACCGTTTCTGCGTTTGGATGGGCATTAAACTTGTAAGTTTCTAGGCTACATCCACCACCATGACCAGGAATAATACATGAGAATTGAATGTTAACATCTGCCGTAATCTGTTGATTTGACATTGAAAAAGCAGAAATTGAACTTAAAAATAAAAAGATTGCGATTAGATTTTTCATCTAGAACTCCAAGTGTTAATTTTCACAAAAACTTGGATCTCTTCATAGCTTATCCTACAAACTGTGTAAAGTAAGAGCTGCTAAATAAAAACCATTAACAGCTCTGAGATTATATAGAAAAAACTAGATGGCCTCGTTTGGCTTCTTCAACATTGAAATGAGAATTATTGGAATAATTAAAAAAGCCGAACCAAGAAAGTATGGTGAGCTTGATCCAAACTTCCAATAAATGATTGAAGCAATGATCGGACCGATAACCCTAGATAGTGCTCCAAGAGATCTGAAAATCCCAATACTGTGCCCCTGCTCTGCTGCTGGAGTATAGAGAGAAACCAGAGAAGTTAAACAAGGGATGGCCATACTCGAACCTACGGCCAAAAAGAAAAGTCCTACGTAGAGCAAGAAGCTTGATGTTGAAAGTCCAATCGAAATAAGCCCAGGAATAAGACAAATAAGTCCCATGAGCGCGACTTTCTTCTCCCCTATTTGACCGGCCTTTCTTCTGACAAAGCCACCTTGAACCATTGCTATAATAAAGCCGATAAAAATGAACATATAGGCATTATCCATAGAAGAGTAATTCATTCTCTCTACAGCTAGGAAAGTTAGAGTAAACTCCATTCCACTAAAGGCCATTAAAAATAAGAAGTGACCAAAGTTTGTAAGGTTAACTCCCTCATAAGGAAGTGGTTTAAAGAGTTGTAGTGGATTAAATGTTCTCTCGCTAGAGTGAGCATTTCCTCTTTTCTCTTCCGGTAAAGACTCCTTGAAGTTTCTATAGAGGAAGAAGAGATTAAATGCACTTAAAATAAATGCGATCCCAGCGGCCATTGAGAAAGGATTCACACCATAGGCTGCAAGCTCAGGAAAGCTCTTCGTTAAATCGATCAAAGACATAATCCCACCCATAGCAGGACCTATGATGAATCCAAGGGCAAAGGCAATTCCAATAGTCGCCATTCCCTTTGATCTATTTCCTTTAGACGTAACATCGGCAACGACGGCAGTAGCAGTAGAAATATTTCCCCCCATGATTCCTCCAATAAACCTCGCGATGATTAGAGTTGTAAATGAACCAGAGAAGAACCACAGGACATAACTAAGGGCCAGACCAAAAACTGAAACAAGTAACACTGGCTTTCTACCAATGCGATCAGAGATTCTTCCCCAAACTGGAGCGGCAATAAATTGAAGGAAAGAATAGAGCGCTCCAAGGGCCCCTCCAAAGAGAACAATAGAAGAGAGTTTACCGGCACCACCTGTCGCAGTGAGGGTTTCAATTCCATTGAAGATGAGATTTAAAAAGAAGTTATCCCCATCAACACTTATGTAGTGTTTTGCAAGAGCAGGAAAGAGAGGGAAGATAATTGAAAATCCTACTAAGTCTAAGAATAGTGTTAAGAAAACGATCTTTAGTGAACTCTTTGCATTTGCTGATAAGGGTTCTGATTTCATTGAAGGTTTTTCCATCTGCTTGTAATCCTCTTTTTGCATATAATAAAAATCTTGGGCCTTAGTTTCTCCACTGCCCTCACATTGATTTTCAACAAAGTGTGAAAAGTCCTCACACCACTTCTTGTCGTCATTTAAACACTCTATAAATTGAATTTCTCCACCTAGCTCTTTTGCTTCTTCAGCAAGCTCAGTGGCAATTTCATCAGTTGTCTCTAAACAATCGGCGACGAAACTAGGACAGTAGACAGCAATATTCTTCGCCCCTTCGTCTATCAGCTCCTCCATCACATCTTCTGTGTACGGAGTAAGCCACTCCTCAGAACCAAAGCGAGATTGAAAAGTGATAACAATATCTCTTGCATCAATATTTTTCACTCTACTCTTAATGAGAAAGTACGTTTCAAAACAATGCTTATAGTAAATATCATTCTTATAAAGAACTCTTCTCTTTGGAATGCCATGAAAAGAGATAATGAGCTTATCGCTCTTCTTTCCATCTCTCTCAAAGCGCTCTAGGAAATTATCAATTTGTACAACTGAGTTATCAATAAAGGCCTTACTTCTATGGAAGTTAGTTAGAAATTTAAAAGGAGGTATTTGCACCCTCGTCTTTAAAACACTGAAGAAGCCGTCCATTCCTGAGGCCACTGTACTCTCGGAGTACTGAGGAAACATTGGAATGATAAGAAGCTCAGTTGCCGCAGTCTCAGGGGAGCTAGAAACTTCTCTCTCCCATCTATCCCACACTTCATCTACTCTAGGAGATGAAAGAAGAAAGGCATACTCAACTTCAACCTTATCGCTCTTAAGAAATGAAGAGACTTTGTCACTAAAGCTCTTTGTATTATCAATGAGCGGAAAGCTCTCTCCATTCCAGATTCTTGAATAGAGCTTGGCCGATCTCGCCGGTCTAAATGGAATTACAAAGAGGTTTAAGATAATTTTCCAAAGAGTTGGATTTATATCTACAACTCGTGGGTCTCCAAGAAACTCTTTTAAAAACGTTCTTACATCACTCACTTTCGGTGACTTGGGAGAGCCTAATTGGACAAAGACAACTTTTGTTTTTCGGTGTCCAAGTGAATCATAGACACCTAAGAAATTTTCATTTTGATCTGTCATATTTTCACATCTTTTTGACTATTTAGAGCGCATAATGTACCTGATTTATATAATAAGGGGAAGAGCTGATGGCAAAAGTTAAGACAAAGAAGAAGAAGACTGGAACAGGTGCAAAGGGACGCAACGCAAAAGAACTTGCGAGCTTCACACTTGGAGAGGCCGAGACTAAGTACTCTATGACATACTCTCCCGAAGTCCTAGAGGCCTTTGATAATAAGAATCCTAATAGTGATGCATGGACTACTTTCCTATGTACAGAGTTCACAAGCCTCTGCCCGAAGACGTCTCAGCCAGACTTTGCCAGAATTTATATAAATTATATTGCGGATAAGAAGATGGTAGAGAGTAAATCTCTTAAATTATACCTCTTTAGCTTCCGTAACCACGGTGACTTTCACGAAGATTGCATACAGAAAATCTGTGATGACCTAGCGAAACTCATGAAACCGAAGTATATTGAAGTTATAGGAGAATTTACTCCTAGAGGTGGTATAGCTATTTATCCATACTCTAGTTATTCAAATAGTAAGGCCCTCTACAAAAGTATTAAGGCCAAGAGATTTGCAGAGTATTCTCCAGGTAAGTACACAATGGATATGTCTAAGATCTATTAGACTAAGGATGAAAATATGGGATTTGGAATTGGTGAGAGTTTAGTCGTTCTAGCAATTGTTGTTCTACTCTTCGGAGGTAAGAAGCTACCACAACTTGGAAGTTCACTAGGAAAGGCCATTCAGAACTTTAAAAAAGGTCTTGGAGAAGAAGACGAACAAAGCACTGATAAAGACGACGACAAGAAAAGCTTAAAATAATTTAAATAAGGCCCTCTAAAGTTTTAAGAACAAGAGGGTCATCTTTACTTGCTCCTTCCATAGCTTCAAATAATTTTTCACATATCTGCTCGTAACTTCTTTCAATATTTCTCTCACGCAAAAGTATATCCACATAGCGGATCGTTCGATCAATCAACTTATTATTACTTGGCCTAACCCATGTCATGATATTACTTTCATAACGACCAAGTCTTCCCATAACGAGAGTTGAGTGAGTATTTAATAAGATTTTTGTAATAATATGAACGCTTAAAAGATCAAATCCAGAGAAGTCAATTTCACACTCCCTAGAGTCGAGAGCAATATTTAATTTTTCTTCATTCAATTCTAGAGAAAAGATGTATTGCTCACCTTTGCAATAACTTCTTCTTTTATTAATCAATTCACTCGATATATCGAATCGGTATAGGCGATCAACAGCGGCCAGTCCCTTTATTTCATCCCACTCTAGCGTCCTAGGATCTCTTGAGAGTAAACTCTTCCAAGCATCTTCAATACGACTCTCTCCTAAAAGTGAGAGATAACATAGAGAGTGATGGGAAATCGCTGAACTAGAATTTTCTTCAAAAGGCAGTAAACTAAATGTTGGTGATCTTTCAGTCGTGTCTGTAAGAACACTAATTCCTAACTTTGAATCACAATTATAGATGATTCCTCCACCCTCTTTATATATCTCAGACTCCCTCTCTATAAAGGGAGTGAGTAGCGACGAAGAAAGCTCTTCAAACTTCTTCATTAAATTTAGAGGCCAATCCTTATTGTAGTTAAATAGGGCCATGCCAGTGACCAGCATTTGTATCGTACTTGCCTGCATTCGCGTGCTGCCGGCCAAGACCATTTCTCCGGTAGTGAGATTAAGCTTCTTAATGGACTTATTTTCAATCACTCTTCTTGAGCGCTCCACTGTCTCACAAAGAATATCGTCTGGATTGCAGTAAAGAAAATATGGGTTTCTCTTTGAGGTTCTTTGGGCCGTCTCTGCTGCACCTATAACAAAGGGTGTTTCACCTCCCTCAGTTATAGCAACGAGAAGATCGTTATCGCTAAAACCAAGATCAAGTAATTGTCTCTCACCGTACTCTGGGTGATCTTCAAAATTTTCTATCGAATGAATTAGCGCCACATCCCCACCGGCCATAAAAGAGATAACCCTTCCCTTTTCATTGCCTGACTGATTCCATATGGTCTCTAGAGCGAGTGATAATCTTC
Proteins encoded in this window:
- the speB gene encoding agmatinase, which produces MSTEIIKDSLPKLQRPEEVYLNSHWTDKLHANATHLIGFGFDGTACFRKGTKDGPDALRIISDGIEDYSPYLKSGTDEIRKFYDLGNLNVGTSDDADANWKQATDEFLEIFSDVDLKESGIKTLTLGGEHSISFAPLKTYLDQYDDLVVIHLDAHADLRDGYLGHHYSHASIIRRALDHFKDGHELIQYGIRSGTKDEFNWMHEHGTIKTSRADFLEAVSSIANDRPIYLTFDLDYFDPSFFPGTGTPEPGGEDFHSFISFVKILMNKNFVGCDVVELSPVIDPTGNSDVFAAKVVRELLIALN
- a CDS encoding M14 family zinc carboxypeptidase is translated as MSLLYGCSSITDFMTLDKDDSNTSAQSKKISTTEAKEAPVAEPVKVQKVVKKPLWDKKLPQNQVVSNYCKKIEKKFRHWGWGYSRCMNIKWNNVRKSHLGDPLIWTVYGSEELQKSSNPKDMTLILCGVHGDEITPIKFCFDIIHHLEKVVNGHLPGHEELEDKLVVVAPIVTPDSFFKRRPTRTNARGVDVNRNFPTKDWNRDALRLWKTRYRSDKRRYPGERPLSEQETIFQVNLIKRYNPSKIITVHAPLSILDYDGPEFHSHNHDGAQIVVPNAQELLIQMSKMANGYKIKNYPFFPGSLGNYAGNERNIPTYTLELPTSDNRKHKKYWATFKDAIHSAILHDMKKEVEVATLPDEDDVSTN
- a CDS encoding ATP-grasp domain-containing protein, yielding MKILVISKNSQLYSSARLLAEAQSLGLESKHQDIYQSSHWRENERSSSTVVFNRYSGILFDDYDLQLCQSWKNKGSLILNPIEELQIFRDKLSSHIFLNNLELSCIPTRAIRGALSREEIEEVIDFNDIPGQCPNEYIIKPTRSNKGLGMSLCRGIDSLYTQLESYYHFGDQRFIIQPRMRGIREYRLFFIEDQIIGAFEKHAKRQDEFRLNAQRSECFAIEPENLSEELISFFQTIRRNTHLFYGGIDILETENQFFILEVNPCPGFETLEEVCKVNVAKELISRVHQSMVN
- a CDS encoding phospholipase D-like domain-containing protein: MFRSPLLITFFFLVLGLQFSHASNGGLDRSDSDFDVRSENPQKVLILNDGYSALEKRLELIEKATKTIDLETFIWRADDSGQMLTHALIKKARKGVKIRLLIDNFVGAKDYTEFIAHELRKEGIEVRYYNPTPLFRVVEAQWRNHKKSLTIDSKETIIGGRNIGDEYFDLSPEYNFVDRDVWIEGDLVDAVELSFESIWTSKESVAVKRKKMPEKNDIQYRRNSRTARGRAKYKSDLRAWTKKEDFAKSFVSLDNERVDLREKIRNLSILHAHGQFYGECTNASFVSDRPLSHDTGKTKRILKKEIYKRINESKSSLQIESPYFIVNDETETTLKNALKRGVKTTLLTNYLYSTDAIYVSAAFNSIANEWLDTGMDIFLYGGDTQTDYQTINHEVQYSRWGTHAKSVVFDYSSIMIGSFNFDPRSYNFSAELAFFCDGNRPLADSLRFDIEQRERDSILITKKDLEEDPDSIDERLFHRVGFGKKVLYYLLKGPSNLFDFML
- a CDS encoding (2Fe-2S)-binding protein, which translates into the protein MYICICKGITEEQLEQAIKPDAKPTDVLKDLGVGDSCGICLIDAIEKMTLAKSVAHQEKKKK
- the bfr gene encoding bacterioferritin gives rise to the protein MKGDKEIIEALNNVLANELTAINQYFLHARMLDDWGLEKLGKLEYDASIDEMKHADEIIKRILFLEGLPNLQKLNRLKIGQNIEELIAADLEVEYKAVPELREYISLCEKKQDYITRDILKRILDSEEEHIDWLETQQSLIKQVGIQNFIQSQISE
- the hemH gene encoding ferrochelatase; translation: MTDQNENFLGVYDSLGHRKTKVVFVQLGSPKSPKVSDVRTFLKEFLGDPRVVDINPTLWKIILNLFVIPFRPARSAKLYSRIWNGESFPLIDNTKSFSDKVSSFLKSDKVEVEYAFLLSSPRVDEVWDRWEREVSSSPETAATELLIIPMFPQYSESTVASGMDGFFSVLKTRVQIPPFKFLTNFHRSKAFIDNSVVQIDNFLERFERDGKKSDKLIISFHGIPKRRVLYKNDIYYKHCFETYFLIKSRVKNIDARDIVITFQSRFGSEEWLTPYTEDVMEELIDEGAKNIAVYCPSFVADCLETTDEIATELAEEAKELGGEIQFIECLNDDKKWCEDFSHFVENQCEGSGETKAQDFYYMQKEDYKQMEKPSMKSEPLSANAKSSLKIVFLTLFLDLVGFSIIFPLFPALAKHYISVDGDNFFLNLIFNGIETLTATGGAGKLSSIVLFGGALGALYSFLQFIAAPVWGRISDRIGRKPVLLVSVFGLALSYVLWFFSGSFTTLIIARFIGGIMGGNISTATAVVADVTSKGNRSKGMATIGIAFALGFIIGPAMGGIMSLIDLTKSFPELAAYGVNPFSMAAGIAFILSAFNLFFLYRNFKESLPEEKRGNAHSSERTFNPLQLFKPLPYEGVNLTNFGHFLFLMAFSGMEFTLTFLAVERMNYSSMDNAYMFIFIGFIIAMVQGGFVRRKAGQIGEKKVALMGLICLIPGLISIGLSTSSFLLYVGLFFLAVGSSMAIPCLTSLVSLYTPAAEQGHSIGIFRSLGALSRVIGPIIASIIYWKFGSSSPYFLGSAFLIIPIILISMLKKPNEAI
- the queF gene encoding preQ(1) synthase — protein: MAKVKTKKKKTGTGAKGRNAKELASFTLGEAETKYSMTYSPEVLEAFDNKNPNSDAWTTFLCTEFTSLCPKTSQPDFARIYINYIADKKMVESKSLKLYLFSFRNHGDFHEDCIQKICDDLAKLMKPKYIEVIGEFTPRGGIAIYPYSSYSNSKALYKSIKAKRFAEYSPGKYTMDMSKIY
- the tatA gene encoding twin-arginine translocase TatA/TatE family subunit: MGFGIGESLVVLAIVVLLFGGKKLPQLGSSLGKAIQNFKKGLGEEDEQSTDKDDDKKSLK